In Malus sylvestris chromosome 2, drMalSylv7.2, whole genome shotgun sequence, the genomic stretch GTTTTATTAGATAATAATTTACCCGATGGCTCTGGTTCCAGAATTATTGTCCGTAAAACTCCTGAGTGTCGACTCCCTCTGATTCGCCTTGCAGACATCCCTGTTAATTTACCATCAGAAGACGGCGGTGTTACTAAGGTTGCAATAAAACAGAGGCCACAAAAATGGTCACAGTGTGGAAACAGTGCAAACTCAAACTCGTTAAAGGCAAACAGTGCTAAAAGTGTGGAAGAACGGAAAGAGGAGTATAACAGGGCTCGTGCACGAATATTTAACTCTAGTATTAGTATGAGTGGCAGTCCAAGTGGGAAATCAGAAAGTGAACCAAAACAGCAGGATACCCCACAACATGTACCCTTGGTGATGCCAAAGGTGGAAGATAAATCAAGTGTTTCTGATTTGCACTCTGGTAGGGGTTTAATTGAGTCTTCAACAAGTAGCAGTAGAACAGCTAGAAGTAGGCCAGAGAAGGAGCCGGTTGGGAGGTACAAACCAAATAATAGGGTAGCTATATTTAGGGATCGTGAGATTGATTGTAAGGACCCTGATTATGACAGGAGCTATGACAGGTATGGTTTACCGTTTCTGTAGTGACCATTTATTCTtctccctatttttttttaagaaaatatcaTGGCaggaaagcattttttttttccatttggtACTGGGATAATGTTTGTTTACTCTtaagaaaagtgtttggagatgAAATCCTATCTCATAATTGTTTTCATGGCATCCAGTTTTACTATGTGGGTAAGCTACCACGTCTGTTTTCTACTGACATGATTTTATTCATTTGGTATGCAATTGTTCCTCCAAAGTTGTTACTGTTGTTGAAGTCTGTCCTTTCATCCATTAGGGGACCACGATCTTTTTGTGTTTGGAGGCGAAATCTTGTCTCATAATTGTTTTTATGGTCTCTTTCTATTTGCTCTGTTTGCTTAAGCTACCCAtccgtttcttttctttttagaaaaaaacaaacaaaagaaaatatgatCTTTCTATCCATTCATAATATGGTTCCTTATCAGCATTGCTATTGTTGTCAGTATTGAAGCCTGTCCTTTATGGTGACCATGATCATTTTGGATGATCTGGTCATTACATTGCTCAAACTCTTAAGCATCTGCCTTCTGATACTTTACCTCCTATGTTCATTTTTTAATCCAACTTTATCCTTAATGAATGCTGCAAGTTGATAGAATCCAACAAAGTTAGAACTTAAAGGTGTAATATTTTGTAATCCCCCTAGTTTCCATGTAACCCTTATCAGAAAACTGTTCTTGAGCTTATCTCCAAGTTTATTTGGTCTTTTCTATTTTATAGCTAACCAAAGTTTATGATTAAATATTTTGCAGGTACATGCAAAGATTTGATCCTCGGTTTGGATTCAGTGGTGGCCCATACACCATCCAGCCTATGTATACACCTGCATTGAACTACAACACCGAATTTCCTCAACTTGGTTCTGCTCACAGGCCTCAGATTTCTACTGAGCATCAGCCTCGTCCTCTTCCGCAGCATCTACCTGGGCCTTGGGTTCCACCATCGCCTCCTGCAGGAATTGGGTATGGCCATCCAGAGACCATAATCACACCATTCAATCCAAATCATGTTGGTGCACGATCTACATCTGGCATTTATCTACATTCATCCCAGTATCCTGGTCAGCGCCCTGGAATGCCCTATGTCCATCCTCATGAACATGTTCACCAACCTTTTTCACAGGTATGCCAATTCAACAGCTATCTTCTCTATAGTCAATTAATTAGTCTTATCAATTTGTTGTTGAAGAGGtacttttgaaagaaaaaaaaaaatccagctTTTTATTTCCCCACTTTCCAAACATGGTTTGAGGTACTTCCAATTTGCTACTGCATTAGCACATTTCTGATTTGAGGGTGCTGGACagattccttttatttttaatttttattataaaatatttaggTTGGCACTTTTGCATCCTGTATTCGTAACTCTCCACCTGATCTACCTATCTACTTCATTGTAATTGCACAAGTGTGTACAAAACTCATCGTTATATCATCTAAATGCATATCATAAGTATGCATAAATTGCAATTTTAGTGCAGTTGTGCATTTTTAGTTGatgcaatgaaaaaaaaattgtggtgTTTTTGCTTAAATTCACTCAAGGTTTCTCAAGTAATAGGTTTCACTTGTTTTGACTGCTTGGAATATGGTGcttgtgtttatttttttacagtCTCATCAACAGCAACCTGATGCAAGTTTTGGGTTAGCCCGGCCCCGGTGAGGGCAGGGGCTGTGCCTGCACCCTGCCTGCTTGATGTCGAGCATGAATTATAATGGGCTGCGAGAGCCGCACATGTTTCAGATGGCAGGAGTGCAGGCATAGGGAACCAAGGTGTGGTTGAGTGGATGGGATCATTTCTATGGACACAGACATCATCTGTTCCCCCCATTCCTTGGTTCCAACGGAAGCTTCTTCCATCAGTGATGGATGATGAAGAAGCTCCATGGGTTTGGAAATATATCTAAAATGAAGAAGCTCCATGGGTTTGGAAATATATCTAAATAAGCTCTCTTTAGAGCTTTGTGACCCTATGATGACGAAGACAATTTAGAAGAATTCAAACAGAGCTGAGAAATTATGTCTCTGCTTGGATGAAGGTATGCTCTCCAGCTACTATTAAGATTCACACATTTGTGCACGTGTagacactacacacacacacacgcccAGAGTGATGTTTTTTGGACAGTCCAACTTGTGCACTTGCATCACAGCCCGCAATTTAGATATAAGATGTTGAGGTGCATGGTTAGCAATTAATTTCCAGTTTTCAACTAGTTCTCCTTGGATCACCTCacctcatttgcatataatatatatatgtatatatgattAAAGCTTAACCAAatctttttgggttttagtatgCAGGCTTTGGTTACTTAAAGAGTAAGCAGCATTGATACGTCTCTTTGCTGTCTTAAAGCACAATGAGAGCCAGAGGGAGTCTGAATTGGAGGATACTCTGAAACTATGCTTTTGGGAAGTTTGATCTGCGTCCAGGTTGTCCTGACAAAAGATCTCATAGTTTAACTTTAATGCTTTACTTGAACAATCTgcaggaaaataaaaaaaggaattcTGCATCATGTATCATACGACACTTTGCTCTGTAGTTATTTGTTTTAATACagtttttattaaattcatAAATATGTTGTAGCATTTCTAATACCCTTGAGGGACTGCGGTTGTGAAATTGTCTGCTATCTAGGCATGGTATTGTGAAGGCTACCCTTTGTTAGAAACACCGTCCTAGTCGTTTTCTGAGTTCCATTGCAGTGCCGTTGTATGTATCATATGAATTTACAAGTATGTTGGTTGTGGCTACCTAAATGTTTGCATTCGTTACGAGTCGCGGCAGTGTTGGGTACACTAGAGGCTTATTTTGACGATGTGTAcatgtttgcttttgttttgtatgCCTTTACAATTATTCAGTGGAAACATCAGTCCAGAGAAAGTTGTTGAATTTTTTACGGGGGTAGTAAGAATTAGGTTTCATTCTTCCCAGTTTATGTGTTGTCTGCGCACTCGTACAAGAAGTATCTACAATTCCTTCGCCCACCACTTACGGTTTCAGCAAACCTTGTGCATGCTCGCACCGCTCTCTTCTCCCAGCTTCTTGTGCAACAATTTCTAGTTCAAATAAGCAGTTGTTGTAGGAACCACATTCGTGGATTTGGTTACACCAGATTGCGTGTAGTGGAGTTTTATTTCCGAAAATTATTCATGGAGGATGAAACGGTAGCTAATTTCGAAGGAAAGCTATGAATTACTAGTACCCAAATTTATGAGACAACATAAAAATTTACCTGTAAAGTGGAAGCACTTTCTTGTGTGGATGAATATTCGTTCTCGGGCATTAGGAGAATACCGATTCAGTTTTAGAACCgaaacaaaacacaaactaaTCGGTCTGGTTTGGTTTGAACtcggttttggtttttggtttgcGGTTCAATATGCCCAGTTCAATCCTCTCCGCCTCACATGCAAAAGCATGGCGTTCTAATTTCTAACTCTCCTTTTGCTGCTGGCGGAATCTCACATTTTCTTTCCTCCTTCCTTGTCCCTCAAGCAACTCTTGACGTTGCTAAAACTTCCACACAAGTCACCCTCACGTGCATTGCTCACCTCTTCTACGTGCATTTCACTAACTTTATTTATAcaagcctctctctctctcacgcaCACCGACAGCGGGGGGAAAATCAGTTAATAAATTACGTTAAAATCAAGTTCATGTACACGAAAGAGGCAGACAAAGGGGAGCTTTGCAGATGGGTGTTGCTTCTCGTCAAGTTATTCGCGTGGGTTTGGGGTGCTTGTTTTGCCCCTGTACACAAAACTACAGTATTTATACTCGAATACAAATTAGAATCCACATCTCTTGCCTCTTTTGATACTCTGCATTAAAGAAAACAAGGTTCGTTTTGCATCACTCTGTTTCTCCGACAATATTATTTCATCTACTCCCAGCCCGGATCATCTTTATTCTCCATTTGTGATGAGAAACCGAAAAGTTTAGTATCCGTTGTCTACCATATATACTTGACATGACCAATCTGTTTCATTATTTCAGGGAAAATAGGCGCAAATCAGTATGGAGAAGCTCAACTCGCAGATATATTTGCAAAACAGTCATATaatcc encodes the following:
- the LOC126591750 gene encoding uncharacterized protein LOC126591750; translation: MEGSVAEDLGAPESWEVTGLDEAMKRLMLSSNKDSKAPQTLNDVPPLVSSSSDASDKFSEDAVNQVDQFLREALQNPRERLSILRMEQDVEKFIRDPIQQQLEFQQLPTSYLRLAAHRVAQHYSLQSMVLLDNNLPDGSGSRIIVRKTPECRLPLIRLADIPVNLPSEDGGVTKVAIKQRPQKWSQCGNSANSNSLKANSAKSVEERKEEYNRARARIFNSSISMSGSPSGKSESEPKQQDTPQHVPLVMPKVEDKSSVSDLHSGRGLIESSTSSSRTARSRPEKEPVGRYKPNNRVAIFRDREIDCKDPDYDRSYDRYMQRFDPRFGFSGGPYTIQPMYTPALNYNTEFPQLGSAHRPQISTEHQPRPLPQHLPGPWVPPSPPAGIGYGHPETIITPFNPNHVGARSTSGIYLHSSQYPGQRPGMPYVHPHEHVHQPFSQSHQQQPDASFGLARPR